Below is a window of Oreochromis aureus strain Israel breed Guangdong linkage group 4, ZZ_aureus, whole genome shotgun sequence DNA.
GaagcattgttttgtttttttatattgacataaatttattttatagaAATTTGGGTTATTCAAGTAGCATCTTTATGtgcaatgaaaaaaaagctGACATTTTTCATCTGTTACACAATGTAGACTTTTCTTTTAGAACTAAGAGCAAATCAATTATTTACACATTCCCTCAGGTGTTTGATTGTCTACCCCTGGACTCAGAGGTATTTTGGTCAATTTGGAAACCTCTACAATGCTGCTGCTATCGCATCAAATCCAAAGGTTGCTGCTCATGGAAAAGTTATCATGGAAGCTCTGGAAAAAGCAGTGAAGGACATGGACAACATCAAGGCCACATATGCAGAGCTGAGCGCGCTGCACTCTGAGAAACTGCAGGTGGACCCTGACAATTTCATGGTAGGCAATGCTGAACTGACGGCACTGATTCCCAGtattgcatgtttgtgtgtgtcaatgAAGATTGCTAAAgcatgttgtgttgtgttgcagCTCCTGGGTGACTGCTTGACCATTGTGGTTGCTTCCCAGTTGGGTAAAAACTTCACTGCTGAGGTTCATGCAGCTTTCCAGAAGTTCCTGGCAGTGGTGGTGTCCTCCCTCAGAAGACAGTACTACTAAAGAGCTGCAGATGCCCGTCACATGCTCTGTTATTAATTATGTCTCaataagtttttaaaaaataaaatattaagcaACTTCAGAAAGTTCCCAgtgcctttctttttttttttcacttgcttTATGATCTTTAAGTTTTAATACAATGTCCTTTGCAAAAACCTTGTATGGACTGCTTAAGGAttaaagccatttttaaatgcttggatgaaaagactgcacccaatggctgcCTGAAATCTAGAACCCATGGAAATCACCAAATGTTGTTTCCTCCATCGAGTTGCTCTGATAGACCTTGACTGTAGCCTCCAGTTGCCGCTTGTTTGTGGAAAGGCATGCTCTGTTGGTcagagatcaggtgactgacttggagACTGTGAACATCCaatttctttgccttgagaaactcttgaattatttttgtagtatgttttgggtcattatttGGACTGTGAAAAACAGTCTGATAACTTTTACAGCATTTCACAAATTCTGAGCTGAGAATATGGTCCT
It encodes the following:
- the LOC116318384 gene encoding hemoglobin subunit beta-like; amino-acid sequence: MVVWTDFERTTIQDIFSKIDYAVVGQAAFSRCLIVYPWTQRYFGQFGNLYNAAAIASNPKVAAHGKVIMEALEKAVKDMDNIKATYAELSALHSEKLQVDPDNFMLLGDCLTIVVASQLGKNFTAEVHAAFQKFLAVVVSSLRRQYY